A stretch of Lactuca sativa cultivar Salinas chromosome 6, Lsat_Salinas_v11, whole genome shotgun sequence DNA encodes these proteins:
- the LOC111881932 gene encoding uncharacterized protein LOC111881932 produces the protein MRLSVGKDLSEIQQTRLFANWLLDIGDGNANGSNDGDAVIHILEDLITQSSDPIGSLIKFVYPSFLDNLNDPKYFEERSILAPKNQVVQEINDRLLSLFLGEEKEYLSLDSICQTEFIHNQFDESLYSPDALNGLKISGLPNHKLILKIGVPIMLLRNIDQKNGLCNDTRLQVVSLGNRVIETMVLTGSNIGHRVFISRLSLTPSDNKIHTSSKGDNFP, from the coding sequence ATGAGGTTGAGTGTTGGAAAAGATctatctgaaatacaacaaacaaGGTTATTTGCAAATTGGCTCTTGGATATAGGAGACGGAAATGCTAATGGTTCTAATGATGGTGATGCAGTTATTCATATTCTTGAAGATCTTATTACTCAATCTTCTGATCCTATAGGTTCATTAATTAAGTTTGTATATCCATCATTTCTTGACAACTTGAACGATCCAAAATATTTTGAAGAAAGATCAATACTTGCACCGAAAAATCAAGTTGTTCAAGAAATAAATGATCGTCTGCTTTCATTGTTTCTTGGAGAAGAAAAGGAATACCTCAGTTTAGATAGCATCTGTCAAACAGAGTTTATTCACAATCAGTTTGATGAGAGTTTATATTCACCTGATGCTCTAAATGGACTTAAAATCTCTGGTTTGCCAAACCATAAGTTGATTTTAAAGATCGGTGTTCCGATTATGTTACTAAGAAATATCGACCAGAAAAATGGGTTATGTAATGATACTAGACTTCAGGTAGTATCATTGGGTAATCGCGTCATAGAAACAATGGTCTTAACTGGAAGTAACATTGGACATCGAGTTTTTATTTCAAGGTTGTCTTTAACACCTTCAGACAACAAAATTCATACAAGTTCAAAAGGAGACAATTTCCCCTAA
- the LOC111881958 gene encoding CST complex subunit TEN1 isoform X1 gives MASAPIPSGALVLLQELNSSSSHFKQGASLRVNGKLQEHNVESAIAIIADGGVTLAVDTQHLRLNLRVGSLYQFIGELSIQPNNEIHDIYWGFKKKYVNIKKMNYERHSNSYILYSFGNHKNYWRERF, from the exons ATGGCATCTGCTCCCATACCCTCAGGTGCCCTGGTTCTTCTACAAGAACTCAACTCATCTTCTTCACATTTCAAGCAAGGAGCATCCCTTAGGGTTAATGGAAA GTTACAAGAACATAATGTTGAGTCAGCCATTGCCATTATTGCTGATGGAGGTGTTACCTTAGCAGTTGACACTCAACACTTAAGACTCAATCTTCGTGTGGGTTCCCTTTATCAGTTCATTGGAGAACTTTCCATTCAACCAAATAATGAG ATTCATGACATTTATTGGGGTTTTAAAAAGAAATATGTCAATATTAAAAAGATGAATTATGAGAGGCATTCTAATTCATATATTCTTTATTCATTTGGTAATCATAAGAATTATTGGCGAGAGAGATTCTGA
- the LOC111881958 gene encoding CST complex subunit TEN1 isoform X2, producing the protein MASAPIPSGALVLLQELNSSSSHFKQGASLRVNGKLQEHNVESAIAIIADGGVTLAVDTQHLRLNLRVGSLYQFIGELSIQPNNEGILKARVGRNVDGMDLNLYQQSLKLLRQFQSDQISHLALNHG; encoded by the exons ATGGCATCTGCTCCCATACCCTCAGGTGCCCTGGTTCTTCTACAAGAACTCAACTCATCTTCTTCACATTTCAAGCAAGGAGCATCCCTTAGGGTTAATGGAAA GTTACAAGAACATAATGTTGAGTCAGCCATTGCCATTATTGCTGATGGAGGTGTTACCTTAGCAGTTGACACTCAACACTTAAGACTCAATCTTCGTGTGGGTTCCCTTTATCAGTTCATTGGAGAACTTTCCATTCAACCAAATAATGAG GGGATATTAAAAGCAAGAGTTGGTAGAAATGTAGATGGAATGGACCTTAATCTGTATCAACAATCTCTGAAGCTGTTAAGACAATTTCAATCTGATCAGATCAGTCATTTGGCACTTAACCATGGTTAA